One Cryptomeria japonica chromosome 9, Sugi_1.0, whole genome shotgun sequence genomic window carries:
- the LOC131075950 gene encoding cysteine protease RD19A, whose protein sequence is MKMPLFILSLAILVSASLGEAVQASDINGVLVEENPIREVTDHEFAKGLFTAETHFAHFIKKFNKKYSGEEEHAHRFSIFKINLRKAMHHQNLDRLAVHGITKFSDLTEEEFRHHYLGLRGPLSINSPAPVLPTDDLPEDFDWREHGAVTPVKNQGSCGSCWTFSTTGAMEGANFLKTGKLVSLSEQQLVDCDHECDAAEPDECDSGCNGGLMTTAYQYVLKAGGLQKEEDYSYTGVDGTCKFDNTKIAAKVANFSTVSIDEDQIAANLVKNGPLAVGINAAYMQTYIGGVSCPYVCSKRNLDHGVLLVGYGVSGYAPSRMKEKPYWIIKNSWGPDWGEQGYYKLCRGANVCGINTMVSTVAAATINDE, encoded by the exons ATGAAGATGCCATTGTTTATCCTTTCCTTAGCCATTTTAGTTTCTGCTAGTCTAGGAGAAGCTGTGCAGGCTTCTGATATCAATGGCGTACTTGTGGAAGAAAACCCAATTCGCGAGGTAACAGACCATGAGTTTGCAAAAGGGTTGTTCACTGCAGAGACCCATTTCGCCCATTTTATTAAAAAGTTCAATAAGAAATATTCAGGGGAGGAAGAGCATGCTCACCGCTTCTCCATATTCAAGATCAATCTAAGAAAGGCTATGCACCACCAGAATTTAGATCGTTTGGCTGTTCATGGTATCACTAAGTTTTCCGATTTGACAGAGGAGGAATTTCGTCACCATTATCTGGGTCTCAGGGGACCCCTCTCCATTAACTCCCCTGCCCCTGTGCTGCCCACTGATGATTTGCCTGAGGACTTTGATTGGAGAGAGCATGGAGCTGTTACTCCTGTCAAAAATCAA GGTAGCTGTGGATCTTGTTGGACATTTAGCACAACAGGAGCCATGGAAGGAGCCAATTTCTTAAAGACTGGAAAGCTGGTTAGCCTCAGTGAGCAACAGCTTGTAGATTGCGACCATGAG TGTGATGCTGCAGAACCAGATGAGTGTGACTCAGGTTGCAATGGTGGGCTTATGACAACTGCCTATCAATATGTCCTCAAAGCTGGTGGGCTTCAAAAAGAAGAAGACTATTCATACACTGGAGTTGATGGGACCTGCAAGTTTGACAACACCAAAATTGCAGCCAAGGTTGCTAACTTTAGTACTGTTTCCATTGATGAAGATCAAATTGCAGCCAATTTGGTCAAGAATGGTCCATTAGCAG TGGGTATCAATGCTGCTTACATGCAAACTTATATAGGAGGGGTATCCTGCCCATATGTTTGTAGCAAAAGAAATCTAGATCATGGAGTATTGCTCGTAGGATATGGTGTATCAGGTTATGCCCCAAGTAGAATGAAGGAGAAGCCATACTGGATCATCAAGAATTCATGGGGTCCTGACTGGGGTGAACAGGGTTACTACAAATTGTGCAGAGGAGCCAATGTCTGTGGAATCAACACCATGGTTTCTACTGTTGCTGCAGCGACAATCAATGATGAATAG